The DNA window ACATTCTGTCCTTTGTTTTGACTTTCTCGCCCAGGATTTTGGGACTTCCATTGCACATGTCTCTGTACACTCCCTTAtatctcctgtctccctcccctcccattctcTCGGATGCAGCATCACTACCAACCATGTCCAGTGATACGGAGGAGGAGTCCTCAGAGCCCAGCACCGTGCCCAGCATCTTTGGGGAAGAGGTGTTCACCAGGCAGTACACCATCCTGAAGGCCTTAGGCCAGGGTGGCAGTGCGAAGGTCATGCTGGCCCTGCACCGTCTCACGGGCGCCACAGTCGCGGTGAAGGCTCTGATGAAGCAGGAGAAGCGGAGTGAGCCACCAGCGTCTGAGGTCGACATCATGAGGATGCTCAGACATCCTAACATTGTTTCCCTCCTGCAGGTGATAGAGACAGAGTGGAACATTTACTTAATTATGGAAGTGGCTGAGGGAGAACAGCTATTCAATCGCATCCAGAAGTCTGGATGCCTGAAGGAAGATGAGGCGAGAAGCATATTAGTTCAGCTGTTTAGTGCCATAGGCTACTGCCACGATGAAGGCGTCGCTCATAGAGACCTAAAGCCTGACAATGTCATAGTGGATGAGCACGGGAAGGTGAAAATTATTGACTTTGGCCTAGGTGTCAGATGCAGGCCTGGGCAAAAGCTGGAAAAGCCATGTGGCACCTTTGAGTTCATTCCTCCTGAAGTCTTCCTGGGCTTCCCTTATGATGGCCCCAAAGTAGATGTCTGGACCTTGGGGGTCCTCTTATATTATATGGTGACAGGGATTGTCCCATTTGCAGGGGCCACCTTGTCAGAACTCAGGGAACAAGTTCTGTACGGGAGGTATGACATCCCCTATCAGCTTTCCAAAGACTTAAGGAGCATGATCAGCCTATTACTAACCGTGAATTCAAGGCAGAGGCCAACTGTGCGGGACCTCATGAACCACCCATGGCTTCAGAAAGGGGAAAAGACGTTTACAATTCATTGCAATggagacaccagctgcccagACCTTGAGATTATGGC is part of the Peromyscus leucopus breed LL Stock chromosome 8a, UCI_PerLeu_2.1, whole genome shotgun sequence genome and encodes:
- the LOC114687023 gene encoding sperm motility kinase Z-like, producing MSSDTEEESSEPSTVPSIFGEEVFTRQYTILKALGQGGSAKVMLALHRLTGATVAVKALMKQEKRSEPPASEVDIMRMLRHPNIVSLLQVIETEWNIYLIMEVAEGEQLFNRIQKSGCLKEDEARSILVQLFSAIGYCHDEGVAHRDLKPDNVIVDEHGKVKIIDFGLGVRCRPGQKLEKPCGTFEFIPPEVFLGFPYDGPKVDVWTLGVLLYYMVTGIVPFAGATLSELREQVLYGRYDIPYQLSKDLRSMISLLLTVNSRQRPTVRDLMNHPWLQKGEKTFTIHCNGDTSCPDLEIMAAMQNIGFDTQDIRQSLKHRKFNETMAVYYLLRGQACQDCDSNVHTKIMNPGATPFPSVEDPDMFSLPLRRRASEPSLRILVSPTENPDQSQRKEMDDPDLPEKTPNLGRGHKRSMTAPCIYFPRHIVIDVEDTSFSTSSRSEKASSGLEQSRTSISSSLQPRGWAGWKKRILTCILRLCCCMSPHKRCPRKVYPPK